From Thermus brockianus, the proteins below share one genomic window:
- a CDS encoding carbohydrate ABC transporter permease, which translates to MALFRFWQRYGLAYLFVAPALLGMLLVHYGPMLQGIYMGFLDLKLSTLRLYLGAPFVGLANYREILFDPQSTFRTGFLYAVRTTLLYALVVNALTLSLGLLFAHVLNRPLFLRGLGRTLFLLPWVVPSYVVGLLWGFMWLKNGVINTLLVDVLHLLPEKPHWLIGPLTFLAIVLPTVWRGWPFVMVTYLAALQAIPQELYEAAKVDGATPWQRFRYITWPSLRPVTAILLLYGLLGTLYSFNIVYMMFGHGAGYPGEWGDLLMTNLFRNTFGMWNFGLGAAASTLYMLLTLVLILFWYRAFREDLKAR; encoded by the coding sequence TGGCCCCTGCCCTCTTAGGCATGCTCCTGGTGCACTATGGCCCCATGCTCCAGGGCATCTACATGGGTTTTTTAGACCTAAAACTGAGCACCCTGCGGCTTTACCTCGGCGCCCCCTTCGTGGGCCTGGCGAACTACCGGGAGATCCTCTTTGACCCCCAGTCCACCTTCCGCACGGGCTTCCTCTATGCCGTGCGCACCACCTTGCTCTACGCCCTGGTGGTGAATGCCCTGACCCTTTCCCTCGGACTCCTCTTTGCCCACGTCCTCAACCGACCCCTCTTCCTGCGGGGGCTTGGGCGAACGCTTTTCCTCCTACCCTGGGTGGTGCCCAGCTACGTGGTGGGGCTCCTGTGGGGGTTCATGTGGCTCAAAAACGGGGTGATCAACACCCTCCTCGTGGACGTGCTCCACCTCCTGCCCGAGAAGCCCCACTGGCTCATCGGCCCCCTCACCTTCCTCGCCATCGTCCTACCCACGGTGTGGCGGGGCTGGCCCTTCGTCATGGTCACCTACCTGGCGGCCCTCCAGGCCATCCCCCAGGAGCTCTACGAGGCGGCCAAGGTGGACGGAGCTACCCCGTGGCAACGCTTCCGGTACATTACCTGGCCCTCCCTTCGCCCCGTGACGGCCATCCTCCTCCTCTATGGCCTCCTGGGGACGCTTTACAGCTTCAACATCGTCTACATGATGTTCGGCCACGGGGCCGGGTACCCCGGGGAGTGGGGGGACCTCCTCATGACCAACCTCTTCCGGAACACCTTCGGCATGTGGAACTTCGGCCTGGGGGCCGCCGCTAGCACCCTGTACATGCTCCTGACCCTGGTCCTCATCCTCTTCTGGTACCGGGCCTTCCGGGAAGACCTGAAAGCGAGGTGA
- a CDS encoding carbohydrate ABC transporter permease has translation MREERWLAWGAGGVLVLGLLGQLFPILWMVNTSLMTQLEAATGSLFPKAPQWGNYLEIWRALPFFQYLKNSLLVCTLTTLFALGVATLAGYALARFRFPGAELFGGSVLLTQVIPGILFLIPIYIMYIAFQNWAREALGLEVRLVGSYTGLVLTYTAFFVPISIWILRGFFASIPKELEEAALVDGATPFQAFYRVILPLALPGIAATAVYIFLTAWDELLFAQILTTEATATIPVGIRNFVGNFQNRYDLVMAAATVATLPVLLLFFLVQRWLIQGLTAGAVKG, from the coding sequence ATGCGCGAGGAACGTTGGCTGGCGTGGGGCGCCGGGGGCGTCCTGGTGTTGGGCCTTTTAGGGCAACTCTTCCCCATCCTCTGGATGGTGAACACCTCCCTGATGACCCAGCTGGAGGCGGCCACGGGAAGCCTCTTCCCTAAGGCGCCCCAGTGGGGAAACTACCTGGAGATCTGGCGGGCCCTGCCCTTCTTCCAGTACCTAAAGAACTCCCTTCTGGTCTGCACCCTCACCACCCTCTTCGCCTTAGGGGTGGCCACCCTGGCGGGGTACGCCCTGGCCCGGTTCCGCTTCCCGGGAGCCGAGCTTTTCGGGGGGAGTGTCCTCCTCACCCAGGTCATCCCGGGCATCCTGTTTCTCATCCCCATCTACATCATGTACATTGCCTTTCAGAACTGGGCTAGGGAGGCGTTGGGCCTCGAGGTGCGGCTCGTGGGGAGCTACACGGGCCTGGTCCTCACCTACACGGCTTTCTTCGTGCCCATAAGCATCTGGATCCTGCGGGGCTTTTTCGCCTCCATCCCCAAGGAGCTGGAGGAGGCGGCCCTGGTGGACGGGGCCACCCCTTTCCAGGCCTTTTACCGGGTGATCCTGCCCCTGGCCCTGCCGGGCATCGCCGCCACCGCCGTCTACATCTTCCTCACCGCCTGGGACGAGCTCCTCTTCGCCCAGATCCTCACCACCGAGGCCACCGCCACCATCCCCGTGGGCATCCGCAACTTCGTGGGTAACTTCCAGAACCGCTACGACCTGGTCATGGCCGCCGCCACCGTGGCCACGCTGCCCGTCCTCCTCCTCTTTTTCCTAGTGCAACGCTGGCTCATCCAGGGCCTCACGGCAGGGGCGGTCAAGGGATAG
- a CDS encoding GH1 family beta-glucosidase: MEKEGFLFGAATSAYQIEGATGEDGRGPSIWDVFCQRPGAIRDGSSGEPACDHYRRWREDLQWMRWLGLKAYRFSVAWPRILPGGKGRINPKGLAFYDRLVDALLEAGITPFLTLYHWDLPWALEERGGWRSRETAYAFAEYTALVARALADRVPYFATLNEPWCSAFLGHFTGEHAPGLRNLEAALRAAHHLLLGHGLAVEALRAAGAKRVGIVLNFTWVEGEDEEAVERADRYHNRFFLDPLLGRGYPESPFANPPSVPIYPKDLERMARPLDFLGVNYYTRARVARGEGLLPVRYLPPERPTTAMGWEVYPEGLYRLLRRLARETPWPLFVTENGAAYPDLWRGEEVVEDPERVAYLESHLEAVGRARSEGVDVRGYFAWSLLDNFEWAHGYTKRFGLLYVDYPTGRRIPKRSALWYRERILRGGG; this comes from the coding sequence GTGGAAAAGGAAGGCTTTCTCTTTGGCGCGGCCACCAGCGCCTACCAGATCGAAGGGGCCACGGGGGAGGATGGGCGAGGGCCTTCCATCTGGGACGTTTTCTGCCAACGCCCCGGGGCCATCCGGGATGGGAGCTCGGGCGAACCCGCCTGCGACCATTACCGCCGTTGGCGCGAGGACCTGCAGTGGATGCGTTGGCTGGGCCTAAAGGCCTACCGTTTCTCCGTGGCCTGGCCCCGCATCCTCCCCGGGGGAAAGGGGCGCATCAACCCGAAGGGCCTCGCCTTCTACGACCGCCTCGTGGACGCCCTCCTGGAAGCGGGGATCACCCCCTTCCTCACCCTCTACCACTGGGACCTCCCCTGGGCCTTGGAGGAACGGGGCGGGTGGCGGAGCCGGGAGACCGCCTACGCCTTCGCCGAGTACACCGCCTTGGTGGCCCGGGCCCTGGCCGACCGCGTCCCCTACTTCGCCACCCTCAACGAGCCCTGGTGCAGCGCCTTCCTGGGCCACTTCACGGGCGAGCATGCCCCCGGGCTCCGGAACCTCGAGGCCGCCCTCCGCGCCGCCCACCACCTCCTCCTGGGCCACGGCCTGGCCGTGGAGGCCTTGCGGGCCGCCGGGGCCAAGCGGGTGGGCATCGTCCTGAACTTCACCTGGGTGGAGGGGGAGGACGAGGAAGCGGTGGAGCGGGCGGACCGCTACCACAACCGTTTCTTCCTGGACCCCCTCTTGGGCCGGGGTTACCCCGAAAGCCCCTTCGCCAACCCACCCAGCGTCCCCATCTATCCCAAGGACCTGGAGCGCATGGCAAGGCCCCTGGACTTCCTCGGGGTGAACTACTACACCCGGGCCCGGGTGGCCCGGGGGGAAGGCCTCTTGCCGGTGCGCTACCTGCCCCCGGAAAGGCCCACCACGGCCATGGGCTGGGAGGTCTACCCCGAGGGGCTCTACCGCCTCCTGAGGCGCCTGGCCCGGGAAACCCCTTGGCCCCTCTTCGTCACGGAAAACGGGGCCGCCTACCCGGACCTTTGGCGAGGGGAAGAGGTGGTGGAGGACCCCGAGCGGGTGGCTTACCTGGAAAGCCACCTGGAAGCGGTGGGTAGGGCGCGGAGCGAAGGCGTAGACGTCAGGGGGTACTTCGCCTGGAGCCTTCTGGACAACTTTGAGTGGGCCCACGGCTACACCAAGCGCTTCGGGCTCCTCTACGTGGACTATCCCACGGGACGGCGCATCCCCAAGCGGAGCGCCCTCTGGTACCGGGAGCGGATCCTGCGGGGGGGAGGTTAG
- a CDS encoding response regulator, whose protein sequence is MDRALIVEDDPRVASLHRAFLEAEGVQVVGVVAGLEAALSALALEPDLVLLDLYLPDGHGLDLLPALVGTYVIVITAAKDVPTVERALLGGAMDYLVKPFGQSRLREALSRYRAFRALRRKGEVSQADLDRLLARRRTPKGLDPLTLERVLSLFGGREALTVEEVALALGLSRVTAWRYLEGMRREGLLEGETDPKGQGRPLRRYRLAGS, encoded by the coding sequence ATGGACCGCGCGCTCATCGTAGAGGACGATCCCCGGGTGGCCTCCTTGCACCGGGCCTTTTTGGAGGCGGAAGGGGTCCAGGTGGTGGGGGTGGTGGCGGGCCTCGAGGCGGCCCTTTCCGCCCTAGCGCTGGAGCCCGATCTGGTCCTCCTGGACCTCTACCTTCCCGATGGCCACGGGCTGGACCTCCTACCCGCCTTGGTGGGCACGTACGTCATCGTCATCACCGCCGCCAAGGACGTGCCCACGGTGGAACGGGCCCTCTTGGGCGGGGCCATGGACTACCTGGTGAAGCCCTTTGGGCAAAGCCGCCTGAGGGAGGCCCTAAGCCGCTACCGGGCCTTCCGCGCCCTCAGGCGGAAGGGCGAGGTTTCCCAAGCCGACTTGGACCGCCTCCTCGCCCGCAGGCGGACGCCCAAGGGCCTGGACCCCCTCACCCTGGAACGGGTCCTTTCCCTCTTCGGGGGACGGGAGGCCCTCACCGTGGAGGAGGTGGCCCTGGCCTTGGGCCTTTCCCGGGTCACCGCCTGGCGCTACCTGGAGGGGATGCGGAGGGAAGGGCTTTTGGAAGGGGAGACTGACCCAAAGGGCCAGGGGCGGCCCTTGCGGCGTTACCGCTTGGCGGGGAGCTAA
- a CDS encoding sensor histidine kinase: protein MRPLAVPLLALCLGLWVLEAFRGNALLSEALLAETRRVAEAGAVLERLGGRRTENPPSPLPLPGGRPARVRESVSAGYRVIVFQDQAEVRRLAESLTQSRRHLDLLRAQAHEFQNFLHLLGGLLELGRVEEALRLLRREGEAEARLEAVLARVELPLLAALLLGKWRRAQELGVEMDLEGQLPAQYAPLGDLLASVLGQLLENALEAAAQNPGGQVRLRFRAGEEGLSVEVWDNGPGPQGEALFQPEASSRGAGRGYGLALARTLVQAAGGG from the coding sequence GTGCGCCCCTTAGCGGTGCCCCTTCTGGCCCTTTGCCTTGGGCTTTGGGTCCTGGAGGCCTTCCGGGGAAATGCGCTCCTGTCCGAGGCGCTCCTGGCGGAAACCCGGCGGGTGGCCGAGGCGGGGGCGGTGCTGGAACGCCTGGGTGGCCGGCGCACGGAAAACCCCCCTAGCCCCTTGCCCCTCCCCGGGGGCCGGCCTGCGAGGGTGCGGGAAAGCGTGTCCGCCGGCTACCGGGTGATCGTCTTCCAGGACCAGGCGGAAGTCAGGCGGCTTGCGGAAAGCCTCACGCAAAGCCGCCGCCACCTGGACCTGTTGCGGGCCCAGGCCCATGAGTTCCAGAACTTTTTGCACCTCCTCGGGGGTCTCCTGGAGCTTGGGCGGGTGGAGGAAGCCCTGCGGCTTTTGCGGAGGGAGGGCGAGGCGGAGGCCCGGCTGGAAGCGGTGTTGGCCCGGGTGGAGCTTCCCCTCTTGGCGGCCCTCCTTTTGGGCAAGTGGCGTCGGGCCCAGGAACTTGGCGTGGAAATGGACCTGGAAGGACAACTTCCTGCCCAATACGCTCCCTTGGGGGACCTGCTCGCCTCCGTTCTGGGCCAGCTTTTGGAAAACGCCCTCGAGGCGGCGGCCCAAAACCCTGGGGGACAGGTACGGCTCCGCTTTAGGGCGGGGGAGGAGGGTCTTTCCGTGGAGGTGTGGGACAACGGCCCGGGGCCCCAAGGGGAAGCCCTCTTCCAGCCCGAAGCCAGCAGCCGGGGGGCGGGCCGGGGCTATGGCCTGGCCTTGGCCCGCACCCTGGTCCAGGCGGCGGGGGGAGGCTAG